CCCAGCCCTCTGTGAATGTTACCAGCTTACTCCTTGACCCTGAGTGCAGGAGACTTGTGGCAGACCCCACCCCTCTGTTACCGTATCCATTCCTGCCAGCATCTGCACTGCTTGCTGCTCCGGagctccagctccagggctCCCTCAGAGAACAAAAGGGCAGGGCCTGGCCTGAGCATGTCCTATCTCTGGGTGATTTTGCATACTGGCTCAAGGACAATGCTACTTCCCCACCCCGGGTTGCCTTCCTTCAGGCTTGGGGAGGCATATGGGAGTCCGTGGGGGACAgtgtggggagcagctgaggtcatGTCCCCATGCAGGAGTTCATGGTACGCAACGACACACCCTGTGGCACCACCATCGGCCCCATTCTGGCCTCCCGCCTGGGGCTGCGTGTGCTGGACATCGGCTGCCCACAGTTGGCCATGCACTCCATCCGGGAGATGTGCTGCACGTCGGGGGTGCTCCAGAGCATCACCCTCTTCAAGGTGAGCCCAGTCTCCCCATCCTGTGCCAGAGCCCCCTATCTGCTGTTCCACATCTCCTGCATGCAGGGGGACAtgtctccctgtccccatccagCCCCACCTTGGGGCTGAGCCCAGccaccccccccagctccccaccccTCTCAGAAAATCCCCCCTTTGCATCCCCGCCTTCCCTGGTGGCTGCCATCCCCAAGTGGTTCCTATGGTAACCAGTGCTTGCCTTGCGTCGCTGATGGGTTACCATGGCAACACGgtcctgctctctgccagcagctgcctgctaTTACGCCAGGCACATAACCTGACAGGGAGCCTCTGCCTGTTTCCGCCCACCCCACGCTGTCCTGCCTGGCCCACCCTGATGATGGTCTGTCTCCTTCCAGGGCTTCTTCGAGCTCCTGCCGGTggtcagcagcagcctggtggtCGACTGagcacagcagggagggagcGGCGGTGGGCTCAGCCCTGGCGCCATTAAAGCATCTCTTGTCTCGCTAGCGAGTGGTTCATGAGCGCAGCTGGGGGAGATGGGGGACAGACCTGGGTCCCACCCTTGCTCTGCCCCAGGGCCAGCAGTGGGACCCTGCTCACCCTCTCTCAGCACTGTGTTGGGTGACAGGCACTGGGGATCCCAGATAAAGGCCAGAATGGCGCTGTCTGCCCCCACAGGGAGATTGGAGAAAGGGGtttggaaggggggggggggcgatATCTCCTGCTTCCTGCACAGCTGAGGCCACTGCAGGGGATGAGGCCTGCCCTGCTATGACTGGACTAAGGCCTCCTGCCTGGCCCTTCTGGACCTGAAGCTGCAGATGGAGATCGGCGGCTGCCCGCTCCTCTCCGCCCTTTGCAGGTGGGGGTGTGAGGGTGTGGCCCAGCGCTCGCTGCTCATTAGGTCCTCATCTGAGGTGTGGTCCGCCCAGAAACCAATGGGGCCGccaggcagggaagggacaggCGGTGATTGGCGGAGGGGCTACTGGCGGGGTGGCACACCCCCGGGGGGGCGTGGCTCGCCTCCAGGGAGGTTGTGATTGGCGGGGTGTCCCTTCGGGGCGTGACGTAATTGGCTCCGCTCGATAATAGGGGGCGTGAATACAACGTCTTGGAGGGGGGAAAAGTCTCGATCGCTGATTGGCTGCGGTGCGGGGAGGCGTGGCGCTAttggtggggagggggcggtGGGAGGGGCGCGCGGCGCGGCGGGGCGCGGGttggcggcggcgggggcgcGGCCGGCGGGTGCGCCATGGTGCGGCCGTGAGTGGAGCATGGGGCGGCGGCTCCTCCGGGcgctcctctgcctcctcctcctggccgGCCGCGGGCTGCTGCGGGACGGCGGCGCCTCTGCTACCGCCACCGCCGCGCACGGTGAGACCGGGGCCGGGCAGGCGCTTCCTGGGGAGTGGCTGGGCAGGGGGTTCTGCGGCCGGTGCTGTCGGCGCTGCCGAGGATGCTGTCACGGCGTGCAGCGGCAGGCCTGGCCCTCGGCAGAGAGCGAGAGAGAGCAGCCTGGCGCCCGCACGGCTGGTGTGGGGTTGGCACCGGAGGGCGCCTCTCTCCTCGTCTggtggggctgctgggctggtggtggtgctggcCCCGGGCCCCCGCCGCCTGCAGAGCTACTGCCTCCTGGGGGTGCCGGTTGGGAGCAGGGCGATGCTCGTTTAGGGACCCTGCCCGGGGCAAAGGCGGCGTCTGGGGCTGCCGCAGGGATGGAGAGCCTAAGGCAACGGCGCTGAGCGGTGACTGCCTGCGGGACCCTGGCGCCCTTTAAGCCGCCCTCCACCGGGAAGCGCGGCCGGGCCCGGGATGCGAGGGCGGGCTGGGGTAcctgctctcctccagctcgGCCCGTGCGGCCCCTGCCGGGGGTTCTCGGGGACCCGAATAGCAAGCCTGCAGTTTCCCCGGCCCAGCACCGGTACGGTCGCGGCGGCCGCTGACTCACTACCGGGCGCCCGGGGGCTACTGCATCTCATCCTCTGGGAGCTATGAGGTCCGACCTCATAGCGGGAACCCCATTATCCCAAGGAGCAGGAGACGACGGTGGCGGAGCGGCTGCTGCCGTGCGCCGTCCCGCCCGGGGAGCCGCCCGAGGGAGCCTCACGGGGCCGCGGCCGCCGCCCCTCCCGGCGGAGCGGGGCGTCCCGGCCGAGGCGGCTACGCCGCTTCAGCACCACGGACAGCGCCCGCTCGGACCGCCGCttcggcccggcccggcccaccCGCATCCCCTGGCAGCGGGTCCTGTGCCCCCACCCTCCCGGGGGTGCCCGGTTACTGGGGGCCCCCCTCCCCActtgcccccttcccctgcGGCGGGCTCGGCGtgcccctccctcccctccccccggTTGTTTTCTCGTTCCTTCCTCGCCATCCAGGGCTGAGTCATCGCCTGCTGCCGTCTCGCTGCTGACGGGCTTGGACCGAGAcggagggggaaaggaaggggaaagccTCCTCCTGCCCAAGTACTCCCCCTCGCAGGGGGAGGACAGACGtattcccccctcctcccccgccAGCTGTACGCGTGCTTTGGGGTCCCCTTGCAGAGAGAGTATGTCCCTGGTGTCACAGCATCCAGGGTCTGTGTCCCTGCCTCGTAGTGTCGCATGTGGGAGGACAACAGACATGGTCTTGTAACTGTCTGGTCCCTCATCTTTCACTTCCTAACTGCCTGcacacaaaaaaactccaagcCTTCCCTCTACTCCCTACAGCCAGGCTCTGTACACAAACCCTGTCTTggctttggggtggggggaaggctGGCACCAAGGCCCTGCCTTGGACTACCAGGCTTTGCCCCTCACCATCATCACTTCATTGCACCCCCATGGAACTTTTATGGAAAGCAAAAATCCCCAAGCAGCTGATGATGGACAAACCCTGTTAGAGCCCCCTTGGCCACTATGCTGACTgtcctgtctgtctgtcccagGTTGCCTGTTTGACCGGAGGCTGTGCTCCCCCCAGGAGGTGTGTGTGCAGGGTAAGTGGCTAGCCAGGGGTGCAAGGGtcccttctttcttcccaaGGGAAGAGATATGGGCAGTACTAGGCTACCTGGCAGAGGAATTTGGTGGTTCAATGTGGGGTGGCATAGCAGGAGACCCTCACCTCAGGGATGCTCCTCCATCCCATcctgctgcctctctctctttcagatGGGCTGTTTGGGCAGTGCCAGGTTGGCTCCGTGCAGGACAGACCCTACTTCCAGGTCACCTCTCACGTGCTCCAGCGCCTGCAGGATGTCTTGCGGCACCTCATGGCACAAGGTGAAGAGGGGAGCATGGGGGCAAGTCACTGCAGCCTGCTAGGGAGGGGATAACAGACAGTGGCACTAGTGCTGTCTGGGGTCCTGCTGGCCCAGGGGACAGGGTGTGCTGAGGAGGGCTCCAGGTGACTAGAAAGAGCAGAGCCAAACCCAGGACATGGGAGATGGACCAAGGACACCAGGGCAACCTCTCATGTGCTCGCTCTGCAGTCCACAGGCCTCCTCTGTGTCTCACATCTCACTCCCATGACAGGGCTCTCATGGCAGGATGGCATCACCCAGTATGTGATCTCACAGGAGATGGAGCGCATCCCCCGCCTCCGCCCACCACCCCCGCTGGAGCCAATGGCCAGGGACAGGTAGGACAGAGCCAGCTGCTAGTCTTTGAGCAGACCCCGGCAGGGCAGTGAGGGCTTTGTCCCCCAGGGAGAGTTTTGGGAGTGACATCCCCAGATCTAGGTGAgtcacactgctgctgtttgcctCCAAGGTTCTTGCCCCTCCGCAGCTCCCCACGGCGAGCCCCGCTCACCACAGACCCTggcctgccagcagctcagcatctgGGGCAGCTCCCACCGCTGTTGCCCTCCCCCATGGTGCAGCGTTACCTGGAGCACGTCCTGCTGCCCCCCTCACCCCAGCTGGGCTATGAAGAAGCTGTGCTCAACCCCTACTCCTACCACAGGGTAAGTCATAGGTGGAAAGGTAGAGATGGGAATGGGTCTGCTGGCTCTGGGGTTCTTTGCCATGCAGTGGCAGGGCTTTGACCATGTAGGTTCTGTGTTTTGGTTGCAGTTCGGCTATCAGAATGGTGCTCACCAGCTCTCCAGCGGCTCAGCCAGGCAGAGCCCAGAGACCTCCTCGCTGCTGGGCCGGGTCCCTGCCCAGGCCTTCTTTGGGGCTGGCCCTGTGCCCTCCTATGGTGGGCAGCCAGGAACGGATGGGGGGCATCTCTTCCAGGACTTAGGCATGCTTTCCCTGCCCAGAGAGAAAGCTGGCCACTCAGACCCTGCCAGCACTAGGCTCCAGCACAGCTTGCGGCTCTCTGGTGACTACAGGGACACGGAGGAGAGGGAGCAGACAGCACCTCTAGCTGCCCAGCCTCCCCCTGCGCAGACAGGTACCATGTTCTCCAGCCAGACACCAGCCATCACCCTCATCCTGTCCCCACAGCCGCGTTGTTTGTGGCTCAGACTCTGCCTCATCCTTGACTTCATGCCCATAGGCAAATGTTTCTCCTTGACCCCACCTGCCCCAGCTACTGTGTCCCAAACCCGTGGTCTCTCTGTGGATGCAGAGTGTCCAACCTGATGCTATGTCCTCTTGCAGATGCTGCCATGAAGAGACTGGCTTCCCTCCTGGCCAGCTATGGACTGGGGCTACCAGAGCTGAGCCCCCAGCAGCTAAGCAGCCTCTCCgcccttctccagctgctccaaaGCTCTGGTGAGTGGGACGTAGGGATGGGGAAGGCAGGGACTGGTAGTGGTGGGTGCCAGCATGCCTTATTTTGTGAAGAGGGTCTTTCCTCTTGGGTAGGAACCAGGTCCTTGCTGCAGGACCTctatctctctctccttcccaggtgctgctggcccCGAAGTGCTGACAGTGAAACGGGTGGGTTTGCAGCAgggtggtgctggaggaggtgtCGCGCAGCAGgtgggatgtgtgtgtgtgtgtatgtaggGGAGAAGACCCACAGGGCTCTCCTTGGAAGTCCCagctcctcccttttcctctctccagatGTTGGAAGGGGACATGCAGCACAGAGAGGAGCCAGTGCACCCTACCTCCACAGTGCcaccccccaaaatcccaaacagcagctccttAGGGGATGGGCTGAAGGACAGGGCAATGTCCTTGCCACCCCCCCACGCCGAACCACAGCAGGGACTTGGTGGGAGTGCACTCAGCCCTGGGAATCCGACTGTGGTGAAGAAGAGCTACACAGAGGAGAATGGTAGTGGGGCACAGAGGGGAACACGGCCACCAGATGAATATGGCTACATCATCACAGACCAGAAGTGAGAGCTGGGGATTGGGCAAGGGGGTGTGTTTGGAGGGTCTGAACCCACTACCCCACCAGCTGTTACAGGTCCATGTGCTCAGCTGAGCCTGCTTGGGTCTCTGGTAGGGTAGTTTCTAGGAGGGTCAGCTCCTCCATCTTCTCTCCACCTGCAGCCCTTGTTCCACCCCAAAGCCTTCCCTTTCAGCCCATGCCAAGATTAGAGCCAActtctgcagggcaggaggctgggatGTGCTCAGCTGggtgtgtgtgcacagctgCCTCTGCATTCTTGTATGCAAGGGTGGGGAGTTGGATCACTCACATACATATAGTCTTACCTCCTGCCTGCCTTACAGCCAGCACAGCCTTTGCTGCATGCATAGAACTCCCTGTGCCTGCCTGTCACCCTTTCCCAGTCTCAGGGAGCATGGTCTCTCTCCTCACCCCCTATGCCTGCTCctcatgctgctgctgtccctgcaggcccctggggctggctgctggcgtgcagctgctggagctcctTGCCAAGCACCTCCACCTCTCCACAGCCAGCTTCATCAATATCAGGTGAGGGACCTGGGCCATGGGGGGCTGCTGTCACAGCCCTGGCCATGCTTAGCCACCCTCAGCAGGGAGCTAGGAGGGACCAGGCTGTGGTGGGGTTGGAGAGCAGGTCTGTGCTTCCTGGTTTCACACTGTCATCCCCTCTCTGGCAGCGTTGTGGGTCCTGCGCTCACCTTTCGCATCCGGCAGAACCCCCAGAACCTCTCGCTGGCGGATGTGGCCAACCAGGCTGGTGAGTTGCACAGAGCCCCCCCTGATCctgctcttctcttccttccaaCTCCCCAAGTTGTGGGGTGGTCCTTCCCAGGGACTGGGAAGAGGAGGCTTCCACCATACATACCAGTTCCCTTGGCTGAACTGGGGAGCTGGAGTGGGGCAGGCAGCTATCAGGGTATTCCTTGGCTCTGTCTCTCGAGGGGGTCTCTAGGGTGGAGGGGAAGCACCTTTCTGACCATCTCCTCTCCGTCCACAGAGTATGTGAAGGCAAAGCTGGAGGCAGAGTTGGGCCTGAAGGTCATTCAAACAGGAGTGGGAGAGGTAGGAGTGATTGTGTCCATCCCTCGGGGCTGGGGCAGTGAGGGACACAGCACTGGCGGTGCTGCCATAGGTACAAGTCAGGAAGTATGCTCTGCCCTTGCCCTGGTGTGCAGGGGGCTTGGTGAGTGAGCTGTTCCTGTGGGTCTGTTGGGCAGATGAGGAGCGGAAGGCTCTGGGCGGCATTTcgggctgctgtgctggagataGACTTGGGTGGTCTGGGATGGGCTGGAGCAGGACTGCTCCAGTGGCCCCCTTCAACCCAGCAGCATGATGCTGCCAAGCACTCCCAGAGCACTTGattctttccaaaacaaagtCTTCATGGGATTTGAAGGCAGTTTTCAAAGGTCTCCCAGAAGCTGTCTCCCGTCCATTCCAGACCAGGGGGCTGCAGGCTACAGCCTGCAGGGTCCATCCTCACCCTTGCCTCCCCCCAGCCTGCACACCTCATCTCAGCCATGGCCTGAGCACCCCAGCAGTGGGCTGTAGCCAGAGCACCCGAGAGACCACAACTAGGCAGGCAAAATGCCATCATGCCCCTCGAGAatagaaaagcagctgaaggcAGGGAACAGAGCAGGAAACATCTGCTTGGAGAGGGGCATCCCCTCCCCATGATCCTCTGGAAACCCCTGGGAACAGTCTCTTAGTGACACAGGGGCTGGAGATGGGGGGAGCCAGGCTGGCTCCTGTGTTTGCAGACTGGGGAGGGGAAGTGGTGCAGCACATCCCCAACCTGGAGTCCCTGTTTCTTACCCTCCTGCCCTGTGGCCATAGCTGTGtgtggggaggaaggaaggactTTGCAGGAGAAGGAGGCCACTGAGGCAACCCAACTCCATCAGCAGCATGTGGAGTGTCGCTATGGCAATGCCTTCTGATGTGGCAattggcaggagctgggggagatGGCAGAGGTGAGGGAGCTGAAgcttggaggaggctgaggcagCTTTGTGAGCCCCCATGGACCTCCCCAGACCAGCCTGTGCTTTTCCTTCATCCCCCTTTCCAGGCTCGGAATTTGGTGGGACTGGTGCAAGATTTGAAGAAGGGATGTagagaggcagggaggcagcagggcccAGCCAGGCCTTGGAAGGGAGGTCCATTTTCTCCCCCAAGCCCTGCTGACATCTCCAGCAAgtgcagggctgctcctgcttgGGTGCCCAAGGGAGCCGGGAGGCACTGGCCCTGATGGCTACCCCTGGTTTTGGTGCTGGCTGTCTCCTGACAGCAGTCGGGCTGTCAAGGtttgctggggaagggggggaccCCAGGGGCTGGGGTATCCCCAGGCGATGATGGCAAAGACGTAGGTTGTGATGATGCAGTGTTTCCTCGGTAACCTCATCAGGCATGTAGCCAATGGGAGGCTGTGGCAGTGAGGTAATGCTGGCTCTGGCACCTCATTGGGCACGAGGTAGTTAGTGGTGGTGATGCCCAAACATTCCTGTGCTGCCCCAGCACCTGGCTTTCTGGGGCATGGGGCAGTGTCCTGatcaccagcagctctgggagggggagcaggtGTTTTGGTATTGGGTTGGGGTAATATCTCATTAAGCAAGAGCTCAGAACTATCCCACCCCAGCATGGGATTGGCATGGGTTGGGCTGTGCCCCTCAACCACAGGGAAGGAGTCCTGGTGGCATTGTCTGCAACATGGTAGGGCTGGCTTTGAGTCCCAGCTGAGGAGAGTGATGGGGAAGACTTGTCgttccccagccccacagctgggGTGGCACCAGACCTCGGGCAGTTCAGACATGTCCTGCCTGcctccacccccctgccccccaagTGTGTCCTGCCATGGAGCCATGGCATTTGGGTAAgcaccctggggctggagccagCACTACAGTGGCCACTAACCCCTTGGGCTGAATCTGTCCCTCATTGACCTCCAGCTGGGCAGGAGCTCAGTGAACCTGGGGTTGCTGCCTGCAATGCTgagagcagggaagcagcaggttgctgctgctgggcctTGGCTAGGCTCTGGCCCCTCTACCAGCCCCAGCACTGGTGTGAGCAACACCCTGTGCAATATGCAGGTGGGTGCACTGTGTCTCACCCCAATGGCACCTGCTGTGCCACATCTGAAAGGTGCTGGAGGAACCAGTGCAGCACTGAGTGCCCTTGCTGGTTtagctccccacagccccaaaTATGGTGCAGCATATGAGGTCTGTGCCCCACCAGCCCCATGCAGATGCCCCCCTACTAACTCTTGCTTGGCTCTATCTGCAGCGAAATGAGGCTGCTGCCTACTCACGCCCATCTCACTTTGGGGACGGCTTCCACTCAGTGCTGCTGACCTTCATTGCACTGGCCTGTGTGGCAGGCATTGCCATcgcagctgctgctgccttctgcctcCGGCGCCATGCCAAGCAGCGGGAGAAGGAGCGCCTGGCTGCCCTGGGGCCCGAGGGTGCTGCTGACACCACCTTCGAGTACCAGGTAGGACCCCATGGGATGCAGGACCCTGCGGGATGCAGCCCTGCTGCACCAGTGTCACTTGAGTTGCACAGGGCTGCCCTGTAGCAGTGCTGCGGCTGAAGGTCATGGCTCTTGCCGGGGTCCTCCAGGAGCTGTGCCGCCAGCACATGGCTGCCAAGTCCTTCTTTGGCCGTGCCGAGACATCAGCAGCACCAGCGGAGACCTCGCGGGTCAGCAGCGTCTCCTCCCAGTTCAGCGATGCCCcgcagcccagccccagctcccacagcagcactCCCTCCTGGTGCGAGGAGCCTGTCCAGTCCAACATGGATATCTCAACTGGACACATGATCCTGGTGAGCTGACCTGGCAGGGTTGCAGCCCCCTCCCTGACCCTGCAGGCTGCCAGGCTGACCGCTGCCTCTCTGTCCCAGGCCTATATGGAGGACCACCTCCGCAACCGGGACCGGCTGGCCAAGGAGTGGCAGGCTCTCTGTGCCTACCAGGCTGAGCCCAGCATCTGCTCCATTGCCCAGAGTGAAGCCAACCTGAAGAAGAACCGCAACCCTGACTATGTGCCCTGTAGGCATCCCAGCTGTCCTGCCCTAGGGACCAGCTCCCAGGgccatggcaggagggtggtGTGGGGCATGGGGATGCTTGGGGCCATGGCAGGATGCAGTGCAGGTTTGCCCCCAGCTTCCCCAGGTACTCACCGCATCCCCTGGCTTTCATTTCCCCAGATGATCATGTGCGGATCAGGCTGAAAGCTGAGAGCAACCCTTCCCGCAGTGACTTCATCAATGCCAGTCCAATTGTAAGTAACCAATGGGGACTCCTGTCCTGCCACCCTCCCCTGTGATGTGCTCAGCCCAGGCCAGGATCCCACTCTGGGACAGAGCTGGACTGAACTCACATCCTCATGAGCTACAGCTGTGAACAATGTGCCTGACCCATGGCTCAGAAGTAGTTAAAATCCATTTCCCTCCTGGCTGTGGCACCTGAAGTTCCCTCCCTAGCCctcccatcatccctggagtatccccccctgctccttccagTGCTGCTGACCCAAAGAGCAGGTAGACTGACACCCCCCCACACTCCTTCCTGCTCTAGATCGAGCATGACCCACGGATGCCAGCATATATTGCCACACAGGGGCCCCTGTCCCACACTATCGCTGACTTCTGGCAGGTGAGTACCACCCGGCTGTGCCAGCCCACTGGGGTCCCTCAGGGTGCTGTCCACCAAATGAGTTGCAGTGGCTTGGCTGCcctcctgcctggggacacTCAGTGGTGACACCCCTCATGCCTTGCCCTCAGATGGTGTGGGAGCATGGCTGCACCGTCATCGTCATGCTGAGCCCCCTGGCTGAGGACAGTGTCAAGCAGTGTGATCGCTACTGGCCGGATGAAGGCTCCTCTCTCTACCACATCTATGAGGCAAGTGTGGACAGTAGCCTGGGAGAGGGGGTATTCTtcagctcctgtccccccccacacacacaacacCCCTGCCCAGAATTGATGCCCTGGCTACCTCTCTTGGGCAGGTGAACCTGGTGTCGGAGCACATCTGGTGTGAGGATTTCCTGGTGCGCAGCTTCTACCTGAAGAACGTGCAGTCACAGGAGACCCGCACTCTGACACAGTTCCACTTCCTCAGCTGGCCAGCTGAGGGTATCCCTGCCACCACCCGGCCCCTCCTCGACTTCCGCAGGTGAGCACCCACCCTGTGCCTGGCCAGCCCCTGGGGAGATAGCAGGGGGTCCCGACCACAGGGGACAGATGGGTGAGGACATCGCTGCCAGTGTGATGAGGGTCAGGGCTGTGGCATGGACAGGCTGTGGGGGATCAGGGGTGGCTGTGagtggggaggagcagaagaACCAGGTTCTGGTGAGTTTGGAATGAGGCTCAGTAGAGCTCGGTAGGCAAGAAACCTCCAGCTGAGCTTACCAGGGCTCTCCAGCCTTCATGGGGAGGGTGGGAAAGTGCTCTTACCTGGAGTTGGCATGGGGGACAGCACTGCCTGACACCCTCTCCAGCCACGGGTGCAAGAAGCCCAGGAGCCAACCTTGAACAGCTGTGACCCATTGCTCCCAATACTCCAAAGCCAGCAGAGGGTCCTCAGCTAGCCTGAAGAgagggctgtggggctgtgagCGCTCCCAGGAGCTTTGCAGGCAGCGCCTGCTGGAGTCTCAGCATCCCTGGGTGGTGGTGGCCTCCTGCCAGGGGCTAGCCTGTCACTGTTCTCAGGACATGTGAGGCCAGGGTCCCTGCTTAGGGCAGTAGGGGGTCCCCAAGCACATCACCCTCCTCTCCGCCCCGCTcactctctctctgtctctctgtctgtctctgtctctctctcgCAGCTGCCGGCGTCATTTTTGTGATTTGCAGCTAGTAATCTGGCTCCAGTTGCATAGTCACAAAAGTGATCGTTGGCAGCCGTGCCTGCTGCATGGAGCATGCCGGGAGCCCCGCTGGCACCTGGCCCCCAGCTTCGCATCCCACCGGACCAGAGATGCTCCCCTGGGGGTCCTGCCActgctcccctccccaggctgggcaCCTGAGGAGATgggctcctctccctgcccgAGCTCCTTTCCACCCATATTCCCCATCCCATGCCCAGCACCactggagaggcaggaggagccaTGCACCAGCCCCCCAGGGCCACATCATGGGATGTCCACTGCCTCCCTTTCTGGATCAGCACAGCAAGGGGCACCTAATGCAGCCATGTCCCCATCATGGAAGGGCACTGACCTTCTCCCTCTTGTCCTTGCAGGAAGGTGAACAAGTGCTACCGGGGTCGCTCCTGCCCTATTATTGTGCACTGCAGGTAttgctggggacagagaggggggGTACaagctggagggggggggggggggctggaaggCTCAGACCTGCTGGCTGGGACCAGTCCCTGGAGCCCGTCCCCCTTGTCCAAGTGTCTGTGTCTTGCAGTGATGGTGCAGGCAGGACTGGAACATACATCCTCGTAGATATGGTCCTGAACCGAATGGCCAAAGGTAGGTGCAGGACAGCACTGCTTCTGCCCTGTCTGGGGGGGCACAGGGCCATGTGCTCGGCCTCTCCTACCATCTttctcccccctgccccaggggtgAAGGAAATAGACATAGCTGCTACACTGGAGCACATCCGAGATCAGAGGCCTGGCATGGTGCAGACCAAGGTACCCCAAAACCTGGagctcccctccctccctgagcacacagagctcctggTCTAGCAGGAAGACTGATgtcccctcttctctcctccctcaGGACCAGTTTGAGTTTGCATTGACAGCTGTGGCTGAGGAAGTGAATGCCATCCTGAAGGCACTGCCACAGTGAGGGCAAGGAGCCCTTCCCTCTTGTCTTCCCCCATGCTCCCCTGGCTTCCTGCGCTCTCCTTACCCTCACTGTGGGGCTGCCCTCCCTGTAAAttgctgtctgtgctgctgtctgtgtTCCTTGTCCCCTcatccctctcccctttctgtccccagggacacaggGCTCAGCCCCTCTGTGTGCAGTGCACAGGACCCCATTGGAcctgctgccactgcagagGGGACTGGGCTCATGTCCCCTATCCCCTGTGGAGAAGGGCCAGGTGAGGCTGCTGAGAGTTGGCTGTGGGgtccctgcagctgctttcctgcACCCCAACCTGG
The nucleotide sequence above comes from Heliangelus exortis chromosome 6, bHelExo1.hap1, whole genome shotgun sequence. Encoded proteins:
- the PTPRN gene encoding receptor-type tyrosine-protein phosphatase-like N isoform X1 yields the protein MGRRLLRALLCLLLLAGRGLLRDGGASATATAAHGCLFDRRLCSPQEVCVQDGLFGQCQVGSVQDRPYFQVTSHVLQRLQDVLRHLMAQGLSWQDGITQYVISQEMERIPRLRPPPPLEPMARDRFLPLRSSPRRAPLTTDPGLPAAQHLGQLPPLLPSPMVQRYLEHVLLPPSPQLGYEEAVLNPYSYHRFGYQNGAHQLSSGSARQSPETSSLLGRVPAQAFFGAGPVPSYGGQPGTDGGHLFQDLGMLSLPREKAGHSDPASTRLQHSLRLSGDYRDTEEREQTAPLAAQPPPAQTDAAMKRLASLLASYGLGLPELSPQQLSSLSALLQLLQSSGAAGPEVLTVKRVGLQQGGAGGGVAQQMLEGDMQHREEPVHPTSTVPPPKIPNSSSLGDGLKDRAMSLPPPHAEPQQGLGGSALSPGNPTVVKKSYTEENGSGAQRGTRPPDEYGYIITDQKPLGLAAGVQLLELLAKHLHLSTASFINISVVGPALTFRIRQNPQNLSLADVANQAEYVKAKLEAELGLKVIQTGVGERNEAAAYSRPSHFGDGFHSVLLTFIALACVAGIAIAAAAAFCLRRHAKQREKERLAALGPEGAADTTFEYQELCRQHMAAKSFFGRAETSAAPAETSRVSSVSSQFSDAPQPSPSSHSSTPSWCEEPVQSNMDISTGHMILAYMEDHLRNRDRLAKEWQALCAYQAEPSICSIAQSEANLKKNRNPDYVPYDHVRIRLKAESNPSRSDFINASPIIEHDPRMPAYIATQGPLSHTIADFWQMVWEHGCTVIVMLSPLAEDSVKQCDRYWPDEGSSLYHIYEVNLVSEHIWCEDFLVRSFYLKNVQSQETRTLTQFHFLSWPAEGIPATTRPLLDFRRKVNKCYRGRSCPIIVHCSDGAGRTGTYILVDMVLNRMAKGVKEIDIAATLEHIRDQRPGMVQTKDQFEFALTAVAEEVNAILKALPQ
- the PTPRN gene encoding receptor-type tyrosine-protein phosphatase-like N isoform X3 encodes the protein MGRRLLRALLCLLLLAGRGLLRDGGASATATAAHGCLFDRRLCSPQEVCVQDGLFGQCQVGSVQDRPYFQVTSHVLQRLQDVLRHLMAQGLSWQDGITQYVISQEMERIPRLRPPPPLEPMARDRFLPLRSSPRRAPLTTDPGLPAAQHLGQLPPLLPSPMVQRYLEHVLLPPSPQLGYEEAVLNPYSYHRFGYQNGAHQLSSGSARQSPETSSLLGRVPAQAFFGAGPVPSYGGQPGTDGGHLFQDLGMLSLPREKAGHSDPASTRLQHSLRLSGDYRDTEEREQTAPLAAQPPPAQTDAAMKRLASLLASYGLGLPELSPQQLSSLSALLQLLQSSGAAGPEVLTVKRVGLQQGGAGGGVAQQMLEGDMQHREEPVHPTSTVPPPKIPNSSSLGDGLKDRAMSLPPPHAEPQQGLGGSALSPGNPTVVKKSYTEENGSGAQRGTRPPDEYGYIITDQKPLGLAAGVQLLELLAKHLHLSTASFINISVVGPALTFRIRQNPQNLSLADVANQAEYVKAKLEAELGLKVIQTGVGERNEAAAYSRPSHFGDGFHSVLLTFIALACVAGIAIAAAAAFCLRRHAKQREKERLAALGPEGAADTTFEYQELCRQHMAAKSFFGRAETSAAPAETSRVSSVSSQFSDAPQPSPSSHSSTPSWCEEPVQSNMDISTGHMILAYMEDHLRNRDRLAKEWQALCAYQAEPSICSIAQSEANLKKNRNPDYVPYDHVRIRLKAESNPSRSDFINASPIMVWEHGCTVIVMLSPLAEDSVKQCDRYWPDEGSSLYHIYEVNLVSEHIWCEDFLVRSFYLKNVQSQETRTLTQFHFLSWPAEGIPATTRPLLDFRRKVNKCYRGRSCPIIVHCSDGAGRTGTYILVDMVLNRMAKGVKEIDIAATLEHIRDQRPGMVQTKDQFEFALTAVAEEVNAILKALPQ